Sequence from the Candidatus Rokuibacteriota bacterium genome:
GGATGAGTCCGTCATCGCCGAGCCGTGTCCGGAGCGCCTTGAACGTCGCGTCGTCAACCCGATGCTTGCGGATGAGCTCGCGCGTGAACTCCACGATCTGGGCGTCCTCCGGCGGGATGCCGCGCGCGTGCTTCTCGCGGATGGCCGTGATGGTGGTCTCCGACACGCCGAGCCGTCGGGCGCCCCCCGTCTGCGCGCCCCACACGTAGACCGCGTCGAGCTCCCGCGCCACGGTCATCGCCGCGAGCACGCGCACCCGCATGTCGAGCGAGCCCTCGAAGCGGACGAAGGCGCCCAGATGCGCGAGGCGGCCGGCCAGCTCCGGGCAGTGGAGGAACATCGTGAACGGCCCCTGCAACGCGCCACGGCTCTGGACGATACCGTCCACGATCGCGTGGTCTTTGGGAGGGACCTGGTCCTTGCTGGTGATGGACGGTAGCCTTGCCATCTGTGGTCTCCACGTTGACTAGCTCACCATCGGGTATGTGCGCTGACGCGCCGCTGGGTGTCCTCGAGTGTTGCGCCCCGCCTCGGATCACGAGATCGTGGCTCATGGGCTCCCTCCAGAAGTTCGTCGGGACCGTAGCACGGTGACCAGTCTGACCGACGGCCTCAGCTCACGCCCACTCGCCCACGAAAGGCGAGTGGTACTGGGTCGCTGTCGCCAGCAGCTCTTCCTCCTCGGCATGGTTGAGGGGCCTGAACCGGTCCGCGGCCGCGAGCACCTTCGGCAATACCGTGACGTCGCCCACGCTGCACAGCGTCGTCACCGGCTTCGACAGCACAAAGGCCACCGCCCTATCGATGATGGCTTCCTCGGTGAACGGCTCGTACCACGTGGTATGGGTCTTTGTGTGCCCTCCCCACGGGTCCTTGGCTACGGTCTTGATGATGTGCACACCCACGTCCCGCCTCCCGCAGACCTCCAGCAGGGTCTCTACGCTCCGCCGATACTCGGGAATGGACCAGAGCACGAAATTCAACGGGAACATCACGGTGTCGAAGTCGAAGCGCCTGAGGGCCTCGAGGTGTGTGCGCGGGGCATCGTGCGTGTGCCCCGTGATGCCGAGCCAACGCGCCAGCCCCTTCTCCCGGG
This genomic interval carries:
- a CDS encoding carboxymuconolactone decarboxylase family protein, with product MARLPSITSKDQVPPKDHAIVDGIVQSRGALQGPFTMFLHCPELAGRLAHLGAFVRFEGSLDMRVRVLAAMTVARELDAVYVWGAQTGGARRLGVSETTITAIREKHARGIPPEDAQIVEFTRELIRKHRVDDATFKALRTRLGDDGLI
- a CDS encoding aldo/keto reductase, which produces MEQRRLGRTGHMSSVVTFGAAGIGRVQQEVADRAIADALAHGVNHIDVAPRYGDAELRLKPWMPKIRKDIFLGCKTIERTREAAKAELGRSLERLGTDRLDLYQLHSVGKPADLDACTAKGGALEALVEAREKGLARWLGITGHTHDAPRTHLEALRRFDFDTVMFPLNFVLWSIPEYRRSVETLLEVCGRRDVGVHIIKTVAKDPWGGHTKTHTTWYEPFTEEAIIDRAVAFVLSKPVTTLCSVGDVTVLPKVLAAADRFRPLNHAEEEELLATATQYHSPFVGEWA